Proteins encoded in a region of the Thunnus maccoyii chromosome 4, fThuMac1.1, whole genome shotgun sequence genome:
- the LOC121895376 gene encoding taste receptor type 1 member 1-like, which yields MEMITEASPSPVSHDILLKITSEREMVTTTMKHFLASLCLLESLLHALTQCTVPASEFQLEGDYLIGGLFDVHHVNGFIYRYRPEAIDCSSKPFILSSYWRFQSMRFTVEEINNSTSLLPNVSLGYKIFDHCSDTQNFPDIFNLISVNGLIKSRGDTHKNVSTVSKVIAVVGPYTSTQSLTVAPLFMVDLIPMVSYGTGSSVFSRKKKFPSFLRTVHPNKDTIAVIVKIVQHFKWRWVAFLNSDNIYGNDGLELFMKMIKDTEICLAYTKGLNSYTNYSLIFRQIKAQEVHVIIVFAPEWTAEALIESAIKLNVKDKVWIAGDTWSLNKRLLKKKGIKNIGTILGVSQPVVTIPGFRDFVFSSKSQTQCENAEQQMFCNQICNCSDLSPEKVIVEDPSFSLPVYYAVYAIAHALHNVLQCGAGRCNDNITVYPYMVLAELKKSNFTLLNKSIQFDENGDPTFGFYSIIYWNNSGDAEQIGFYKLPPTFDFYINNTKIQWFTKGEVPSSLCSPECPVGYAKRQDGIHKCCFTCQICPKGTYINNTEDPYKCINCKETEWSKVGSTSCSLRLLEYIPFTDSGAILTMIGACTLVGLALATSVLFAINYNTPVVRSAGGPMCFLILGSLSLCSFSVFFYFGKPTIPFCILRFLPFSLFYAVCLACFVVRSFQIVCIFKIAARFPNLYSWWMKYHGQWLVITMAFVTQALILLVGHSYGHPKPSNEMNWYPDKIILGCDINLKVFSGPVILLVFLSSLCFIFSYMGKDLPKNYNEAKAITFCLLLLILTWIIFATESILYRGKYIQTLNALAVLSSLYSFLLWYFLPKCYIIIFQPHRNTQQYFQGLIQSYTKTISQ from the exons ATGGAAATGATCACTGAGGCTTCACCATCACCAGTGTCTCATGACATCCtattaaaaatcacatcagaAAGGGAAATGGTAACTACaacaatgaaacattttctaGCTTCTCTGTGTCTACTGGAATCTCTTCTTCATGCCTTGACTCAATGCACTGTCCCAGCCTCAGAGTTCCAGCTGGAAGGAGATTATTTGATAGGTGGACTTTTTGATGTTCATCATGTCAATGGCTTTATTTATCGTTACAGACCAGAAGCCATCGACTGCTCCAG TAAACCCTTCATTCTGTCAAGTTACTGGAGGTTTCAGTCGATGAGATTTACTGTGGAGGAAATCAATAACTCTACCAGCCTCCTGCCAAATGTGTCTCTCGGCTATAAGATATTTGACCACTGCTCAGATACACAGAATTTCCCAGATATTTTTAACCTCATTTCAGTCAATGGCTTGATCAAATCTCGGGGTGACACACACAAGAATGTGTCTACAGTGTCCAAAGTGATAGCAGTGGTTGGTCCTTATACCAGCACTCAATCCCTGACTGTAGCTCCACTCTTCATGGTGGATCTCATTcctatg GTCAGTTATGGAACTGGTAGCTCtgttttttcaagaaaaaaaaaatttccctCGTTCCTACGAACAGTGCATCCCAATAAAGACACCATAGCAGTAATTGTTAAAATTGTGCAACACTTCAAGTGGCGCTGGGTTGCTTTCCTTAACAGTGATAATATTTATGGCAATGATGGCCTGGAATTGTTCATGAAGATGATAAAGGATACTGAGATCTGCCTGGCATACACCAAAGGCCTCAACAGTTATACAAATTACTCCCTAATTTTCAGACAGATAAAGGCACAGGAGGTACATGTCATAATTGTTTTTGCTCCAGAATGGACTGCTGAAGCTCTCATTGAGTCAGCAATAAAACTGAATGTCAAAGACAAGGTGTGGATAGCAGGAGATACATGGTCCTTAAACAAGAGGCTCCTAAAGAAGAAAGGAATCAAAAACATTGGAACTATACTCGGGGTGTCTCAGCCAGTAGTGACAATACCAGGTTTCAGGGattttgtcttttcctctaAAAGCCAGACTCAATGTGAAAATGCAGAACAACAGATGTTTTGTAATCAGATTTGTAACTGCAGTGACCTGAGTCCAGAAAAGGTCATTGTTGAAGacccatctttctctcttcctgtttatTATGCTGTATATGCCATCGCTCATGCCTTACACAATGTCTTGCAATGTGGAGCTGGAAGATGCAATGACAATATTACAGTCTACCCATACATG GTTCTAGCAGAGCTGAAGAAGTCAAACTTTACTCTTTTAAACAAGAGTATTCAGTTTGATGAGAACGGTGACCCCACATTCGGATTCTATTCTATAATTTACTGGAACAACAGTGGTGATGCAGAGCAGATCGGCTTTTATAAATTACCCCCAACATTTGATTTCTACATCAACAACACCAAAATTCAGTGGTTCACAAAGGGAGAA GTGCCATCTTCACTATGTTCCCCAGAATGTCCTGTAGGATATGCAAAAAGGCAAGATGGAATCCACAAATGCTGCTTCACTTGTCAAATCTGTCCGAAGGGAACTTATATCAATAACACAG AGGATCCCTACAAGTGCATCAACTGTAAGGAGACAGAGTGGTCCAAAGTAGGAAGTACATCATGCAGTCTGCGGTTGTTGGAGTACATCCCATTCACAGACAGTGGGGCTATACTGACCATGATTGGGGCCTGCACCTTGGTGGGCCTCGCACTAGCCACGTCTGTTCTCTTTGCCATCAACTACAACACACCTGTTGTCAGATCTGCTGGGGGACCAATGTGCTTCTTGATTTTAGGTTCCCTCAGTCTGTGTAGTTTTAGTGTATTCTTTTACTTTGGTAAGCCAACCATTCCCTTTTGTATCTTAAGGTTCCTACCATTTTCATTGTTCTACGCTGTCTGTCTTGCATGTTTTGTAGTGCGCTCTTTTCAAattgtttgcattttcaaaatAGCTGCCAGGTTCCCCAATCTCTACAGCTGGTGGATGAAATATCATGGACAATGGCTGGTCATCACAATGGCATTTGTTACTCAGGCACTCATACTTCTTGTTGGCCATTCTTATGGACACCCCAAGCCAAGCAATGAAATGAATTGGTATCCAGACAAAATCATACTTGGCTGTGACATCAATCTCAAAGTATTCTCTGGTCCTGTGATTTTACTTGTATTTCTGTCCTCcctttgctttattttctccTACATGGGAAAAGACCTCCCAAAAAATTACAATGAGGCCAAAGCGATAACCTTCTGCCTGCTCCTGCTGATCCTCACCTGGATCATCTTTGCCACTGAATCAATACTTTACCGTGGAAAGTACATCCAAACTCTTAATGCTCTGGCAGTACTTTCCAGTCTCTACTCCTTTCTGTTGTGGTATTTCCTCCCAAaatgttacatcatcatttttcaaccccacagaaacacacagcagtacTTTCAAGGTCTTATTCAAAGTTATACCAAAACAATTAGCCAGTAG